The Lactuca sativa cultivar Salinas chromosome 2, Lsat_Salinas_v11, whole genome shotgun sequence genome includes the window taagtgcaaacttttcaccgatcataagagtcttcaatatctttttgatcaaaaagagttgaacatgaggcaacgacgctggcaaGAGTTTcttaaggattacgattgtgagatactttaccaccctggtaaaccAAAAGTCGTAGTTGAcgcttgtcacaccccgaaatcgatgacggaaacgttccggggcggaggacgtcatgtatagcatcacaaccaatgaataacagcaatcatagcaacacaaccattatAGTGAATACTTAGGTAAAAACGTTTACATCTATTTTGAAACTTAGTTTGAATTACATCCAATAGTTTTGCATTGTAAAAACTTAAAAACTCTATATGCTTCAGTTCCTCGAAAATCCagcaagtacctgtctactgatttccagagaacacaagcagtttgaaaaaaatatcagcataaagctggtgagttcataagcaataatttgtaatgaaaacttaTTGATGAGCGAGCCGAAATGATTATGTAgtttcaagaaaatccgatattttctttagtgaaaaacTTAGTGAGATCAATTTCGTATACAACCATGAATGTTCGTTTCTGAAAATCATAGAGATATGCAAAATACTACTCCATGTGGCTAGCTAAAGCTAATCATGAAGTCTATGTATTTAAATGTAAAACCGTAGCATAAATgatttgattttgaaaaaaaaacctggctcggccagtatgcatagtgtgtttagttctatttggtataaataaaactactaaagaaaaccaggttggtaaactatcggtgatttatacataatgtgagtcgtataaccatgcttgatatgactagtgacctttccaacgttctttaggcgttgatgttaaatgacatttgtacatctcaggtgtgcccgcctaactgtagctagcagtctagatgtgggattgtcagtcccgaatagatctattcaaaaatctcacgctctccctccaggagactctggttatacagtggtaggatttatccctgtacacctgagggtacagtagtgaagtagcacctcacagtatcgtacaatctagtttacaagTGATGCAGTAGCATTCTACCGTAGTGAGAATCCGAATGTATACCGCGTATAGTGATAGGTTACAGTTATGAAAAATCATGATTAAACAGTGATATAAACTGTAAATGGTTTCTGTTCCAGTGCATATGTTTAGTAGAGAAGTTCCGATGCTTGATAAGTTTTTagagaaatcccaaactataccgacTATTGTGTATCTGTAAAAACTATGCAATATTTGTGAAAACGTCCTTTATGCTCGACATAGTACGAGAGGGAAATAAAGTATGAAATCTTGCATAatttttatgtgtatttcagaaaacatttatgtttagcttgtattccccccccccccccccctgaaaaccttaaaaaatacggaaaaatgtaggggtatgaactcacagttgttgCGTGGAGTTGTTAACTGAAAAGAAGGTTTCCGAGTTGTTGCACGTAACACTTAACGAAATCATATTATCAAATAAATatgtatatgtatctaaattagcgatttcgataAATAAAGTATCATAAGAACACTTGAATTCGGTTGAAGAATGTTACCGATACTTGCTTGAATCGAAGAAATGGGTTTTCAGCCAAAAGTACCaccaaaaaggtgtttacggtttctgaaggttagcgagtttacggtttctgaagattggcgagtttacggtcgtaaactcaagaactgAGTTTACGTTCTTTGAAGgttggaccgtaaactcggaaGAATGATGTTTGGATGTTGATTTCGACGAGTTGGTGTTTCCAGACGTTCCAAAGGGCTCCAAACGTGGTTTTCTCGATGTTTTCCTGAGTTTAAATGCGATtttgtgagtttacggttgatgaATCTTAAAGAGAGGAGGAGAGAATGCGGCTAGAAACGTCCCAATGAAGTCGGAGACATCATATTTATAGGGGTGAGGTGAGGGGTCCACTCGTCACTGACcataaacaggtttacggtcgtaaacccacttCGACTAGAAATGTTTGATTTTTTTCCAGATTTTCGGGTGTCCGCGCGATTTTTGGTTCCGATtcgtaaataatttaattaaatataactagattattttaATAAACCAAAGAGTTTGACGGAAAAGTTAtcaaatttgaattttttattaACGGAATCGCGTAACGGAAACGAgataagtttcgggttgtcacaacgctTTAAGCCGAAAAGTGAGCCTTGAAAGGAGAAGAAcgagagcgttaagaattgaagttgtctcaacgattgtggaaagcatcaagaaggctcaggaagaagcttcagagaaaatgaccgaaaggaggaacgtttgggaaaaacgttagtgttcggtacaaacagtcaaggattgaaggtattccaagataggatttgggtacccaaGATGGGAGGAAtgagagatcttctgatggaagaaactcacaagaccatgtactcgattcatccaggCTGCACAAAAATGTATTGGGATCTGAAactctactactggtggccgacgatgaagctcgatgttgtgaAGTATGTGGTAGAGTGTGTaacatgtgcaagagttaaggcgcaacatcagaaaccatatgggagtttagaacctttacctgtgcccatggataaatgggaagacatcaccatggattttgtcactaaattgCCGAGAACGAAGGACGGTCACGATATGATTTAGGTGGTcgtttgtaacgacccaaatttcacgtccaaaaatttcgttttaaaaaaacattactttagaaaaacattaataGTTTAAAAcgttgtttgatcaaaccataacaaaaCGTAAGCCATGTCTAAAAGTTAAATCATACaatcatcaaaatatcagagtataaatcccagagaatctcgtaggTGCGGAAACccgtgtgtgtgcatgatgtgccgctaccgcgccggctccttccccttcggcgaagaggtacctgaaaccaaaactataaactgtaagcacaaagcttagtgagttcccccaacgtaccacataccatacaaacaaataacacgcatactgccaggctattctggggtgcctgactacccggtacgaccattctggggtgccgactacccgtgtcaagccattctggggtgctgactacccatcgatcctaacaaccgatcctcggggactagtcccctcctactaccactatcgcatataacataacaagccagcatgcaaacatatcataggtataaagaacgccgaaatccaagttataacgaagaagttatggtctgtcgaagtttcgcaacaaaaccggcacaacacttcatgacgtaaatagtgaatttactatagaggactttttagccttagcattctaaacaaaagttgtagagtatggtctcacctacgcgtgcagataaagaacgtcgaaaacagagctcgtatgcaaaatatatgaatttttgaagttggagTGGGAAATCTCGAACTTGGTGCGAGGGGTACGATCCGCGTTGTCCGAGGACACCCTGCGTaccgaagtacgccccgtgtaccaaACCTTTTATGCCTCGTGTGTTGACTTTTTCTGAGGTTCCGAAGAGGTCCACGATGCTCCACCGAAGGACGGACACGTGCCCCTTACGCGTAACATACCACtgagggtacgcccaacatactacgaGGCCTCGGCCTATAAATAGGGGTACGAGGCAGCCCCATTTCTTAGACCATTTCAATTATTCTTTCTCACTCTACTCTCTATCTAGCCACCCTAATCCACCCCGAAGCCTAGGAAACCTCCCTAGCATTAGAAGAAAGCCCCTGAGCacccgaaggctccgagaaaaagagtttttcggtctgaaactctgcccgcgcaaagcccggttttcaagcaaacctcccggtttcatcaaagaagattgttttaagaagcgaagtgttgtccgaatcaccccttatcaggtgagtgtatggtcactttcatcttacacatagatatgaagtattttatataaattatgtgttatttgtgtgtgtgtgtgtgtgtatatatatatatatatatatgttatctgtttaccTGAGATGAAAGATTTATGCTTCTTTctttcagatctaaacttttcTTTCATATCTGAAACCTTTTCCTTTAGATCTACACTTTCTCATCTCAGATCTAAGCttttcttcagatctagactgtatatgtattttatgcttcGAAAgttatgttggatgaaagatatAAACTTTGTTTTTCAGATCTGGACTGTGTATGTATCTTAtttctacaaatatgttggttagaacatgggtagatgaaatagatgatgtgtgataaaatgatgagaggcctcgatatttACGATGTTTAAGTTAATCGAGTCAGCTAGCGGAGTAttgatgacgaccacgaacttttctaggcagtccagtggaatgctagcaggctcgcaacctataggtgtttttgaagatgtactccatccttccccccccccccccccccctgttgCATCTTGTGACatgtattgttgaggaatcccttaagcagtgttgtcaccccgaagaaaaatccttaggctaggtcccttttaatagatgttttagggacgtaaggtgaggataacagtaacaggtaatcgggttaatgatttgatgaaaacaataataaacttatttattgtacGTTGAAAatcttatatgctcaccaggctccctagcctgacccactcagtttcttgtgttacaggtagtggcaaaagcatagttggatgatctGACGAGAGATTATGGATTTATAGAAAATGAATAGAATGTTGTAAGGCCCATGATGTTTCAAGGCCAATTTTGTTTTGTGGCCATGacgttttatttatgcttttgttctATATCAatgatgacatcccgagttttgtaatgtaatgaaactacatttctttaagaaatgttttgataaatttttatcatattttgttttgggaacaaattctgcatcaCTTTTCTTTGAAtgattactttgattttattataaaagcataaacaaaatcggtattttctgaccgtaaaaatggggatgtcacaatatctaCCTTGGAAAGTCGCACGATGTACCTTTTCAAGCAAATAGGGTAGCATATAAGCGTGTATACTATCTTACTAATGGTATATATCCTCCCTTGTTTGTTTTTGTGAAATCATTTAAATGTCCTAACAACCCGAAAAGGAAAAAGTTTAAAGATGCGCAAGAGTCAGCTAGGAAGGATGTGGAGCGAACATTTGGCGTACATAAGACACGTTGGCAAGTACTAGCAGTCGAGGCAAGGCATATGAAGTGAAAATGTTACAACAcgtaatgtatgcatgtatcatattgcataatatgattctTAAAGACGAGGGAAGAGTGATATGTCGGTACAACGAAAATGAAGTTTTGCCAAATGTCAAAGGAGTAGCTGTTGGTACACAAGAGTATAGGGCAGATAGAAGAGAAGTACACAATCACGACATTCATCACGCCCTTCGTGCTGATTTGGTGGAGCACgtttataagaatcatattcagCCACCGATAGAGTTTTCtcacgatgatttgtttgacgaatCAGACGAGAATTCTGATATGTTTGTCGAGAGCGAAGATTCCGATGACGAAAGTGACGTTCGGGAGAATGATGAAGACGATGAGGTCGATGACGAGGACGATGATTCCGAGTGACGTATTTTGGTTTTTTtcaaattaggatattaattatgttttctatgttgtggtttgtttgatttttcgtttgcgtttttttttaattttctacttttttaaatattaggtttaatgtagtttttattttaattaatgaaatgttttttatttttaattaaaatttatgtttatgattaatttaaaaattataaatcataaaaaaagaattaactttattaaaagaaataaaaaaaaaaaaaaacaaaatagtgAGGGAAGCTTCCCACCATTACTTGGGTTTAGGTgaggaaaatgaaaaaaaaaatgatagatGTGGCCCACAAAAAATGAGAAAAGTTTCTCTCCCACTTCCTCCAGCCTAAAAGAGAACAGACAATAACAGAATGTTGTAGAGTTTATTTTGATGATATAAATTTTCTGACTGCATCACTATATTGATGAGCAAAATATTTTTGTCTAAGGGGCTTTTTGATTTCACTCTGACTGGGTCCAGTCAGAGCTTTTATCTGACCCGGTCCGAATCAAGCTGTTTGATATCAATGTTGTTGTTCTTACTCGATCAGTAGATAGACAAATGGAGGTCTGACCGAGTCCTGGAAAAAATAAACGCTGACTGAGACATAACTCTTCTTTTCCCTCCTCTGCCCATCTCTTTCGCTTGCAAATGTTTTCTTCCTTCATCATCACTTCTCGTTCCTTCCAGTCTCCCATCTCGCTCCTCCTCCAACAATGGTAAGGTTAAATAAAAAACCCTAGATTCCAAAAATTGCAATCGATTCTCAACACTCCACATTGCGTCGATTTCGATCTAATACCATCGCATATGAAAATCACACAAAGCGGAATGAACCACTGTTTCCATCGACCTAAAAGAAAATCACGCAGCAACAATAGCAATAGAAGGCGACGCGATTCCTTCAATCCAGCCCCTCTGACGAATCCAAACCTCCTTTTCGATCGCCACCTTCTCCGGACATTCGGACAGAGTTGGGTCAGCACAGGTAAGCACCCTCTCTTTCATTCATGAAAAATTGTTGAGATTAAAGAGTGAATCATGATGGTCCCAGGCTTAAATTTTACAAAT containing:
- the LOC111902603 gene encoding nucleosome assembly protein 1;2-like — translated: MYACIILHNMILKDEGRVICRYNENEVLPNVKGVAVGTQEYRADRREVHNHDIHHALRADLVEHVYKNHIQPPIEFSHDDLFDESDENSDMFVESEDSDDESDVRENDEDDEVDDEDDDSE